The following nucleotide sequence is from Ignavibacteria bacterium.
GAAAATTTATAAATATTTTTCTCAATGAAATAAGTTTTAAATTGAAATTGAATAATTACTGTTTGCCCTTGTCATTTTCATCAACTTCTTCATAATCAATATCGATTATATCTCGCTTGTTCTTTTTTTGAAAACTATTTTTTTGATTTGTCGGAGATAAGTATTTCTCGGCGATTAGCTTAATAAATCTGTATACTAAATAAAATACAATAGCATAAAATATTACTCGTAACACTTAGAGCAATCCTTTCGGCTCTGGAGAATAGTATTCAACTAAAGCCCTGTCTTTTCTAAATATTAAATTAATTAATTCCTCAAGATCTTGTTGATTTTTTAGAAAGTCCATTTGAGTTGCATTAACAATAAGCAACGGAGTTGATTTGTACATGAAGAAAAAATGATTGTAAGCATCGGCAAGTTGTTCGATATAACTGCGCTGCATGTTTTTTTCCATATCGCGATTTCGTTTATGGATGTTATCCATCAATTTATCAACACTCGCCTGCAAGTAGATTACAATGTCGGGCTTAATTACACTTTTTTCGAGCTGGGAAGCAACAGTTTCATAAAGTTTCAACTCGTCTCCAGCAAGATTCAGATAAGCGAATATTTTGTCTTTCTCAAAAATGTAATCACTTACCAAATATTCGGAGAACAAATTTGATTGAACAATACTTTGCTGCTGCTGGAAACGATTTAATAAGAAAAATATTTGAGTTTGAAAAGCATATCTCTTTTTATCCGAATAAAATTTATCAAGGAAAGGATTAGCTTCAAATTGTTCGAGTACTAGCTCAGCCTTAAGTTTTTCTGTTAAAAGTTTTGCGAGTGTAGTTTTACCTGCACCAATGACCCCTTCAATGGCAATATATCGTATTTCTTTTTTTTCTAATACTTCGGACATCGTTAAGTCAATCTTTCAACTTTTAAATTGTCTTTCAATTCGTACAGCAAATCTTGAATAGATTTTCCTATAACTGGATGATAATATTTATCTTCAATTTCACAAAATGGTTCAAGTACAAATCTTCTATTTTGAAGATCAGGATGAGGAATTTTCAAGCTCCCACTATTAATTATTGAATTATTATAGAACAAGATATCAATGTCTATCTCGCGTTCATGCCACTGTTCTCTTTGAATTCTGCCGATATTAGACTCTATCTTCTTCAACTCTTCTATAAATACAATAGGTTCTAAATTTGTATTTACTTTCACTACTAAATTTAAGAATTCTTTTTGTTCTTTGTAACCATATGGTTCAGTTTTATAAATTGAAGAAGTCTTTACAATTTGAATTTGAGTCGATAAACCGAGTTGCAAAATAGATTTTAAAACGTTTAGAAATCTATTCCCGGCGTTTGAGCCAATCGACAAAAATGCTTCAGATTTCATTTCGATGTAAATCTATTTGCGCTTCAACATTATCAATCAAACCTCCAACAGGTGGATTACACTTTCTAACGTTAATGATCACTCTGCTTACAATCTGAAATTTTTTAAGAATTTTTTCTGCAATTAAAAATGAAATTTTTTCAACAAGATAAAATTTATTTGCAGTAAGGATATCATGTATGTATTTATAAACCGAGACATAATCAATCGCATCTTCAAGTTTATCGGAATTTGAAGCTTCATTAAAATCATAAAATAATTCGGCATCAACTTCAAATTTTCTTCCCAAATTATGCTCCTCAGTGAATACACCATGATAAGCATAAAAGACTGCATTTGTTAATTTTAAACTGCTCTGCATTTACTACATGCTCTTGAAAATTCTTTGATGATATAACTTTTTTATTCCTCGCCAATTTACAATAATTATTCCGAATAAAACAAAGAACGAACCAAGAAATACATTTGCAGTGAGTCGTTCATCATGAAATAACCAACCGATAATTACCGCAACTATTGGTGTAATAAAAGAAGTAAGAGCGAGAATAACAACTGAGATTCTTTGCATCAACCAATAATAAGTTGTGAAATTAAAAACCGTGACAATTAATGCAAGGTATAGCACATATCCAACTGAAATTGTTGTAAAAGATGCATTGGTTAAATCTTCTGCTAGAAAACTGAACAGTATCAGACCAATCCCTGCTAACAGAAACGGGATAAAATTCATGCTTAATGGATTTAGATAACTACCATGTTTTTTGATCATGATTGATATTCCCGCTTGCATAACAGCGCTAGTTACAACTAAGATCATTCCGGTAATATAGTTTTCGATGTCAATTTTCAAGCTATCAGAAAAAATTATTATTAATCCTACAAATGCCATTGTAATTCCAATGAAACGATAAGCTGTCAACTTTTCGTCAGAAATAAAAATACTTGAAAGAATTGCAACTGCAAATGGATAGACGCCAAATAAAATTGATGCAAGCGAAGAAGGAATATGACTCTCAGCCCAATATACCATCCAAAATGGAATTGAGTACGAGAACATTGCGAGAATAAGATATATTTTGTTCGACTTTGCGTCAAGTTGAAGTTTAATTCCACTTAATTTCATGATCATGTAAATTACAACAGCTGCAATGAAGAATCGCATCCCGATGTTGAGCATTGGAGGAAAATATGGAAGACTTAACTGGATTATCAGCCAGCTTGAACCCCAAAAAAGGCAGATTGCTATGTAGGCAAAAGGTATTAAAATTTTAGAATTCAATTTGTACTTCTCATTCCTATAATTGCAAGCATTCTTCCTGATCTTATTCCATCGCGGCGATAAGAATGCAATAAATTTTTCATCTCATAAGTGCAGAGAGATGAAATCTGGATCCGTTCTTGACGCACTCCTTCATTTTTTAGCAAAGTGAAATTAATTCCTGGTAAATCTATCAAATATTTTTCCTTGAAAATTTTTACATTTTCCTTTGGAAATTTTACCGCAACATCACAATCCACTACAAAACAATTCTTACAAATCGAATGACCAAAATAAACGTACAAATCTTCCGGATTTACCATGAGATCAGTTTTCAGTTTGACAAGGGTATGGTGAAGAATTTTTAGTTCTGTACCCCGCCAACCAGAATGAACTGCTGCGACTATTTTTTTTTTAGGATCAAAAATCAAAATTGGAATGCAATCTGCAATATTTACTGTTAAGAAAACATTTTCATTATCAGTAATTAACGCATCGTTTTCTTGGAGAAAGGCAGACTTATTAATGTATGAAATTTTACAGCCATGGACCTGATTTTGGGACACAATACTTTTCTCATTTACTTTCAACCAACTGAAGAAAGCTTCACGATTGAATTTAACATTCTTAACTTCATCACCCACATTTTGACTGAGATTAAATTTAAATGGGGAATTATCCTCCCCACCTAAAACTGTAGAAACACCATGCACTAAATTCTCGAATTGACTAAGTAAAGTGCTTCTAATAATTACTGGCTGCATTAAAGAATCGAAAGTGCCTCTGATAGATCTTTTATAATATCATCAGGATTTTCTAATCCAACAGACATACGAATGCCAGTTGGATCAATTCCTTCTCTAATTTGCTCATCGGCTGGAATCATTGAATGTGTCATTGAGCCTGGATGTTCGACCAATGTTCTAATATGACCAAGACTGACCGCCAGTGTAATCGTATAAGAATTTTCTGCAATGAAGTCCATTATTTTCTTCCCGTTCGCTTTTCCCTCTTCAGCATTTCTACCTTTAATACCAAAGTAAAGCATATTTCCAGGGGAAAAATTTCCTTCATAATCCTTCATCTGTTTCTTTGCAATTTCATGATACTTAAATGAAGTAAGTCCCGGATAATTTACATATGATATTGCCGGATGATTTGATAGAAACTCTGCAATCTTTGTAGCGGACTTAATTTCTTTCTGCAATCTTATTGGAAGCGATGTTAGTCCATAAACGACTATTGGCCATGCACTTTTTGCACCAAGGACTGCACCAAAATCTTTTCTATAAAGCATTATAACATCTCGGTATTTTTTGGGACAAATAACAACACCACCCATATCAGTCCCAAATCCTCCAATATTTTTTGTAAGAGAGTGCACAACGAAATCAACTCCTAATGTAATTGGCCTCTGACAATATGGCGTAGCAAAAGTATTATCAACAGCAACTTTAATCTGAGTTTTTTCATCTCGTTTCGAGTTAACATCTTTGACTAATTTTGTTACTGCTGAAATGTCTATAATCTCTAAATTCGGATTCGAAGGAGATTCAAAGTATACAACTCTGGTTTTTTCAGATGTTGCATTTTTCAAATTCTCAAGATTTGTCATATCAATTTTTTTTACACCGATGTTATACCGCGGATACCAATTATTGAGCAAGGAAAATGTGCAGCCATATAATGTTTTATGACAAATGATTTCATCTCCGGATTGAGCCAACACTCCGAAAATTGCTGAGATTGCACCCATCCCAGTTGCAAAAGTAACGGCAGTTTCTCCCATTTCTGCCAGAGCAAGATTTTCTTCTAGGATTTCCTTGTTCGGCTCTCCCATTCTGTCATAAATATAGATTGGTGATTCGCCATCGGGCAGAAAACAAGTGTTGCCAAATTCAGAAAATCCTTTCGCACCCCGTTCGGCAGAATCTAATCTAAAAGTAGTAGATGATGAAATAGGAGGAACTACATGATGATTGTAATCCCATTTTTCGGTGAATGCCCGACCGTAAATAAGGTGGGTTTCCATTGTATATTTTTTTTCGTCTTTTTTACTCATAAGCACCTCTTGTAATTAATAGTTCATAAAACGATTAATTATTTAATCATTTGAAATTTATAGTTTATAATACTTCTCTTCAATTTCTTTGCGAGATAATGGAGAATTAGGTGCTTAGGGTTCTCATTCGATTTAAAATCATAAGTAATTTACAAAAAAAAATTGGAATGATTGTGAATTTTTGGAATAATCTTTTACGATTCAAATTTTTTTACATTCGAATCAGCGAAACGATAACCACGGAGGAAATCGGATATAGTCATTTTTTTTCGTCCCTCAATTTGAAGGATTTCAATCAATATTTTTTTATATCCTGTATGAACAAATAATTTGTCATCGGCTATTTCAAAACAACCTGGCGTTAATGTGGAATTGATGTCAGAAATTTTCGTTTTAAATATTTTAACAATTTTATTATTAAAAATCGTGTAAGCTGCCGGAATTGGAGACAATCCGCGAACTAAATTATGGATGTCTGTGGACGCTTTACTCCAATTTATTAAACACATCTCTTTTGTAATTTTCGGTGCGTTCGATGCAAGCGAATTATTTTGAGCTTCTGTTTTAACTTCACCAGAAGATATTTTTTCAAGTGTTTTAATAATTAAATCAGATCCAAATTGAGCCATTCTATCATGCAGAGTACCAAAGTCATCCTCTTCTTCAATTTTCACTTTTTCTTGTAAGATAATATTTCCAGTATCAACTTTGTCTTGAAGGAAAAAAGTTGTCAAGCCAGTTTCTTTATCTCCATTGATCAATGACCATTGAATCGGAGCGGCACCCCTGTATTTAGGAAGAAGTGAACCATGAAGATTGAACATCCCTCGCGGTGCAAGATTGTAAACTTCTCGCGGTAAAATTCTAAAGGCAACGACTACGCCAACATCGAATTCAATATTTTTTATTTGATTAATAAAAGATTCAACGCGGAGGTTCTCAGGCTGCAGAACACGCAATTTGTGATATAGGGCTGATCCTTTGACAGGTGAAAACGATTTTTTCTTACCACGCCCTTTTTCTTTGTCGGGAACCGTGACTACAGCACAGATGGTATGATTGGTTTCAATTATTTTCTGGAGGCATATTGATGCGAATTCAGGAGTTCCAAAAAAAACTATTCTCATTTAAGAAAATTCATTTTTTTAACTTCTCGCAATATACCTCCTGAGCTTTGATCAATTGCAATTAATTCATAGAAGTAAACTCCACTCACCAAATTATATTTATCAGCATCAAATTCAAAAGTTCTGAATCCAACATTGTCCTCATCAACTAAAGGAACTGCAATTAATCGGCCAAGAATATCATAAACTTTCAATGTAACTTTTTGTTTGTGACCTTGATTCTCGCCACTGACAGCGAAATTAATTTTTGTTTTCGAGTTAAATGGATTCGGATAATTTTGTGAAAGCATTTTTTCGGATATTCTTCCAATCACTTCAATCTCGAAAGTAGTATGTTCTTTATTTAAACTTGTTTCGGCTTCTTCATTTAATAGAATACTCGTCCCATCCAAAAATCTTAATAGAACTGTTAATCCTGAGTGAGCATTCTTTAATTTAATTCGAATTGGAAAATCAGTCCCTGCAGTTTGTACAAGTTTTTTTTCATTTGTTAAAATAATTTTAGAGTTGTCAGAAAATCTTATATCAAAAATTCCTGCAGGTGGTTTGGGAGGCAATTCAAATTTAGATTGATCTACAACACTATGAGCGATATGCAAGCTACTTGAATTATTTCCATCGCTAAAAATTAATGATGACAAACCGGAGAAATCAGATTCCAAGCTCTGAAGATTAGGTTTAAATGTTAAAATAGCTAAGTTAATAGTTCCCGCTGAACTTGACTTAATCCAATATCCATTTCCCTTCTTTAGCTCAGATGCAATTTGATATCCACCATCGTATTCGAAAAATGACGACGAAATAATCCCTGGAGGATTTGTGGAAATATTGCTTACTGGGATATTTCCATTTAGTGAGCCGATAATATTCCATCCAGAACGAACCGGTACTTCGATGTTTTGTGATTGTGTGCCAATAAGAGTGTGATTTTGCGGAGTGTCAAATTTCAGCCAATAACCTAATCCGACTTTTAGCGTATCCTTTATTGCATAATTGCCTTCATACGTGTAAGCATATGAAACAGCGCCTGGAAAAACTGTAAGAGGAGTCATATTTCCGACTGTAAGAGGAGAAGATAGAAGATTCCAACCAGCTTTTGATGAGAATGTAGAAGTCGCCTGATTTGGCAGTGAATCTTGAATTACTGCCATCCAAGCACTTCTTTGACCACTTTCCAGCCTGGTCCAAATAGGATACACTTTTCCATTTAGGGCTGCTATATTAGTATAATCACCAAAAAAGACTGAAGAAGTTGGAGTGAATGGAGATTGAGAGACTTTAAATTCGCTAAATGTATCGCCGCCATCAGTCGAGCGTGCTACATACACATCTGTTTGGTTATCGCTATAATTACGTCTATCATAATAAACGATATAAATGCTCCCGGTTCCTGGATCAACGGTCATCCATGTAAAAAATTGGTGTTTATTTCCAATGTCAGAATTCACACGTTTTGGAGCAGTCCAAGTATTTCCGCCATTAGTAGATTTTACAATAAAAATATCTGTGTTATTCGTTCCATTTCTCTGGTCTGACCAATTAATATAAATATTACCTCTATATGGTGAATTGCTTATATCACAAGCAGTTACGGGCAGCCCATTACACCTATAAATACCTGGCACTGCAAAATCCCACCCTCCTGGAATAGAAGTGATGACTTTATCCAGTCCCCAAGTCACACCACCATCTATCGATTTATCAAAGACTAATCCAAGCGGGCCGGTCCACGAAAGATAGACCTCACCATTTGGCCCAACCGCCGGAACTGCTCCCTCGACTGTGTTATCTTCATCTATACAGTCGCCCCCCTTTTCACTAATTCGATAGGGAGCAGACCAAATTTCTCCTCCATCGGTTGATCTTGAGAATAATATTCGAGAGCTATCATTAGAGTTTGAGCTGCCATAATTATCAAATTCTGTCCAAGCCATATAGAGATTATTGCGATAAGTGCTATTAGTCCAATCAACGGCTATCCATTCTTTATCTTGAGCACGAACCGGAGGATTAAATCCAATACCGACTCCGCTACTCCATGAAACTCCTTTGTTCGTGGATTTCTGAACAACAATTCTATCAATCCAATAACCTGGAGAACTTGGATTTGATAAATGACCGAAATAGACATTACCAAATAGATCAAATACAACACAAGGATCTCCCCAGACACCAAGTGGTGATGACATATTTCCTTGAGTCCAAGTCGATCCGCTATTGGTTGAGTAATAAAAATATCTAATATTAGCCCCAGCAACTAAATTTGAAGGATCTATTGGATTAATTGCTATGCTCGTTTCATTGGGATCGGTGCTAGATGGATTGCTGACTCGTATATTTGGATACTGTGCACTTCCCAATTGAATCAAAACGAAGAAAACAACTAAAGCAAAAATTGGATTTTTCATAGTACCATTATCATGTTTATTTTAATAGAATAATTTTGTGAACTAAAGGTTGAAATTTTGAATTGCTAAATGCTGCTTTGACTAAATAAGGACTACTGCTTAAGTTCAATTTTTCAGAATCTAACTCGAACTCAAACTGTCCGGAGAAAATCTCTCCTTTAAATAACGTAGTAATTTCTTGTCCCAGAATATTAACTAATTTTAATGTTAAAAAATCATTAACAGGGGAAAATATTTTGATTTTAGTTTTAGGGTTAAATGGATTTGGATACGAACTGATTCTAAACTCATTCGGAATGATGTCATTATCCAAAGATACACTCGTTGTCGGTTTTATGAAACTCGCTTTTACAGCATTCCAGTAATCAGCGCCCATTAATTCGTAATTCCACATTCCATCTCCCCTTCGCCAATCCCAATAGGCAAAATGCCACCCTCTTTCTAAAGCGATGTCTGAAAGATCCGTTAGAAATTGAATCCCTCCGTTTTGCTGTTTCATTACTCCAAATTCTCCCATTACAATCGGCACATGGTGACTATCCTGAAAGGCTATTACAAATTCGTAAATTGTTGTTTTAAAAAAGTTCTTATCATGGAGCATATTCGAAAACCACTCAATACTAAAATACATCCCTGGATAAGTTTTTGTGTTTGGAGCTTCCTGTTTAGTATATGCTTGCGGTCTATAACTATGAAATTCATAAACTGTGAAGTGATCAGATTGTTTTTCTAAGATAGAAAAATATTCTGCGCTTGAATAGGACACATTTTGTACAACAATAGGAATATCGGTTGACACAGTACGGATCGAGTCAATAAAAAGCGAATAAATATCTTTCATAATTATTCCTTCAGCGTCTAATTTATTCTTAAATAGTTCCGGCGGATATGCAGTGTCATCAAAAAGCGGATTGGGTTCTACAATTGGTATAATTGCTGCAAAAAGTGAATCGGGAAGATATCTCGAAGTAATATCTTTCAACATTGATGCGTACAAATTTTGTTCATCAGGTCTTTTCCAAATCGTGGATTTGTTCGCTAATCCGGTAGATTCTAAATAGACATCTCTTCTTCCAGGTCCTTGTCTGACTGCGATGGCATAATAAATCCCGACAGTACGGCAGTACTTTACAAGTGAATCGATTTCGTCTATATAATTTTGCTTAACAGTGTAAGGTGAATCAACGTCTTGGAATCCAAAACAGCCAAGCATTGCATAATTTGCTCCAGATGCCTTCAGATCTGCAATATCTTCCAGTGTTTTGGGGAACTCGTTTAAGACGTTATAGCCGCGAAAAAAACTTGGAGTCTGCCACTTTATAAATTTAGAATTGGAAGACTGTGCAAATAAAGAATTGGAAAACATGATTGCAATGAAAATGCAACACGTGAACCTGCGCATATTTCCTCCAACAAGTATTTGAACTAGATTAATATTTAATTTTGGTTAAAATTTAATACAAATATTATTTTATAACAATCATTTTCTTGGTATCTGAAAAATCTCCGGCTTTAATTCTATAGAAATATAATCCGCTAGAAATTGAACTTGCATCAAATTCAACCTCATATCTGCCGATTGATTTTTGTTCACTAACTATTGTTTTCACTTCACGGCCAAGTACATCGAAAATTTTAAGCGTAACATGACTATTTTTGGGGATTTGATATTTAATCGTAGTTACAGGATTAAATGGATTCGGATAATTTTGCGACAAGAAGAAATTCAATACACCTTCCGATTTAGAGAATTTTATATTATTTATACCGCTGTTTGTTATTGTTAAACTATTTTCAGTAGTTAGTATCTCATTGATCAGTTTACCGGTAATTAAATCGTTGACTTTGAGAGTTACTATCCCTTTTTCAATTGATATTTTAACTGGATACACGGCATTATTTATTTGTAGAATTGACTCATGAGTTAAACCAGAAATATTATAATTTCCCAAAAATCTTGAGTCCAATACCGAACTTGGTGGAATCGGTGGAAGCTCTGTACGAACTGTCTCATAATTTTCGTCTAAATATACCTTCACCATTTGACCGCTGGCGTCAGAAATTAGCAAACATTCATCAAACTCAATTTTGGGATTATCAATCTGACTCTTCGCTAAACTCAAATTCATAGTTAGTGAACCATTTTGAGAACTCTTTAGCCAATATCCATTACCTTTTTCGATTAATGAAACAGCATGATATCCATTATTATATCCAAATATCTGCCCTTGAATTATTCCGGGTGGAGTTGTAATTAAACTCGCTACTGGCAGGCTCCCATTAAGTCCACCGATTAAGTTCCAACCGGTTTTCAATGGCATGTTAACAGCACTTTGTTGAATTCCATTAATAGTGTGATTCTGATTCCCATTGAATTTCAACCAATATCCATAGCCGTTCTGTAAAGAATCTTTTACTAAATAGAAATCATTAAACCAATATGCATTTGAAGTTGAACTCGGGAATATAATTGATTTTCTACAGTCTGGGACTTCCAGAGGAACTGAAATTATGTTCCATCCATCTACAGTCGAGAAACTTGAAGTTGAACCGCTCGAAGTTGTTTGGTAGCTAATAATACTCACATCATCTATGTACCAGCCATCTTTTTGAACAGAGCCATCACTCTGGAGATTAAATCTCAGCTTTACATTGCTCATTCCAACATAACTGGATAAATCCATTGATTCTTTCACCCAAGTTATCTGTGTGCCATCATAACCAATTGAACCGGATGGTTGTTTTCCTTTGCCGCTTCCGGGTCGAGTATATGAACCTGCTAATGAAGCCCAAGAACTTCCATTATTCGTGCTAACCTGAACTTGACCAAAATCCCAAGATGCTTCAATGTCCCAGCGTGTCCAGAATTCAAGATTAGCAAGAATAGAGTTACTTAGATCAATCGATTGAGTTTTTACTAAATCGGTATTAACATTTGCTGGATAATTTCCTGCAGGGCTGTCCGTAATTGAGTTAACTGGAGACTTTGAACTCGATGTTGTCAAACCCCAAGTATTTGTTAATGTCCAATTTGAAGTTCCACCTTCGAAATTATCAGTAAATAGAACAGATGGAGTGCCTACAACTATAGAAGTTGTGTCTGAAATGAGTGCAGTGCCGTTAATTGCAATTACGGCAGCAACTTTATGCTTTGATCCATTTGGTGTAATAGGTGAAATATAAAATTTCATCGGACTTATATTTGTTGAGACAGATTCACGGCCTGGTAGAGAATCAATCGAAATTGAAGCACCACTTAAAATATTTACATATGGCGATAGGGAGGTAAATGTGACTCCAACATTGTATGCGCTGCTTAAACCTTTATTTTTCAATTCGATTATCATTTGTACACTATCACCTGGTACAATATAATTTCCGTTTTTTATAAATGTTTTTTGAGCGATCGATGGATATTCTCCGGCAATCCATGAATAATATAGATTAGGTTTTAGATTTTCAATTGCCAATGGAAATATTCTGCTTTGACTTGGCCAAAAACCATCGGATGATGAACCGACCTCAGGTGTCATTGCAAATATCTTTCCGCGTGTTGCAATTGGTTCGCCGTCATACATATAATCATCCGAATTACCTCTCGTCGCATAACCTACAGTCTGTTGATCTGTACCGTAAACATATCCATTGTAAGCTGTCATATCTCGTGCG
It contains:
- a CDS encoding T9SS type A sorting domain-containing protein — encoded protein: MLFRNLFFAVVMFSSINLIAHEGNDYSKVKLQINSASDFEKLFNSGIDIHCQLDRKNIASPEIWVSEAEIEQLRQLGLTFTVLVESWKDYYKSQPLYSTHELHLLKEKYGIMGFGFGSMGGFYTFNEVVAHLDTMRMLYPNLITAKTSIGNSIESRSIWMVKISDNPDVNENEPQVMYTAMTHAREPQGMMTLMYYMYYLLERYGIDPEVTYLVNNREMYFLPVLNPDGYEYNRSTNPSGGGMWRKNRRNNGGSFGVDLNRNYGPYEYWNAPNGGSSTSPSSDTYRGTAPFSEPEDAGMKDFLLTKKIRAALNYHTYSNLLIYPYGALVRETADSLIYREYARDMTAYNGYVYGTDQQTVGYATRGNSDDYMYDGEPIATRGKIFAMTPEVGSSSDGFWPSQSRIFPLAIENLKPNLYYSWIAGEYPSIAQKTFIKNGNYIVPGDSVQMIIELKNKGLSSAYNVGVTFTSLSPYVNILSGASISIDSLPGRESVSTNISPMKFYISPITPNGSKHKVAAVIAINGTALISDTTSIVVGTPSVLFTDNFEGGTSNWTLTNTWGLTTSSSKSPVNSITDSPAGNYPANVNTDLVKTQSIDLSNSILANLEFWTRWDIEASWDFGQVQVSTNNGSSWASLAGSYTRPGSGKGKQPSGSIGYDGTQITWVKESMDLSSYVGMSNVKLRFNLQSDGSVQKDGWYIDDVSIISYQTTSSGSTSSFSTVDGWNIISVPLEVPDCRKSIIFPSSTSNAYWFNDFYLVKDSLQNGYGYWLKFNGNQNHTINGIQQSAVNMPLKTGWNLIGGLNGSLPVASLITTPPGIIQGQIFGYNNGYHAVSLIEKGNGYWLKSSQNGSLTMNLSLAKSQIDNPKIEFDECLLISDASGQMVKVYLDENYETVRTELPPIPPSSVLDSRFLGNYNISGLTHESILQINNAVYPVKISIEKGIVTLKVNDLITGKLINEILTTENSLTITNSGINNIKFSKSEGVLNFFLSQNYPNPFNPVTTIKYQIPKNSHVTLKIFDVLGREVKTIVSEQKSIGRYEVEFDASSISSGLYFYRIKAGDFSDTKKMIVIK